Proteins encoded within one genomic window of Mycolicibacterium aubagnense:
- a CDS encoding Mce protein: MTDRKTDVAEAEEVTEVAEVEPPTAADPEAPEVAKTYAIRRSLCWAAAALIVALSAAAGTAWALVYAQHQHDAEAAGALAAARGYAVMLTTTDQNTIDKNFADVLGGATGEFKDAYSKAAATMRKMLIDNKVSTTGVVEDAAVKAVRGDDVDVLLSVKQDVTSAAAKDKRTDYVSVSMTMRKVGDRWLAAEVLLAGADGKRGR; encoded by the coding sequence GTGACCGACAGGAAGACCGACGTCGCGGAGGCTGAGGAGGTCACTGAGGTCGCGGAGGTCGAGCCGCCCACGGCGGCAGACCCCGAGGCGCCCGAGGTCGCGAAGACCTATGCGATCCGGCGCAGCCTCTGCTGGGCCGCCGCGGCCTTGATCGTCGCGCTGTCCGCCGCAGCGGGGACGGCATGGGCACTGGTGTACGCCCAGCATCAGCACGATGCGGAGGCGGCCGGTGCCCTCGCGGCGGCGCGTGGCTATGCGGTGATGCTGACCACGACCGACCAGAACACGATCGACAAGAACTTCGCCGACGTCCTGGGCGGGGCGACCGGCGAGTTCAAGGATGCCTACAGCAAGGCCGCGGCGACCATGCGAAAGATGTTGATCGACAACAAGGTCAGCACGACCGGCGTCGTCGAGGATGCGGCGGTCAAGGCCGTGCGCGGCGATGACGTGGACGTGCTGTTGTCGGTGAAGCAGGACGTCACCAGCGCCGCCGCGAAAGACAAGCGGACCGACTACGTCAGCGTGTCGATGACGATGCGCAAGGTGGGCGATCGATGGCTGGCCGCCGAGGTGCTGCTCGCCGGAGCGGACGGTAAACGTGGCAGGTAG
- a CDS encoding tetratricopeptide repeat protein produces MSKQTASADVFEQVQDTEADESRSTVEAEATDVTEADASAEAAESAAAVAKRRVRLATLVCALLFAILVTALGYLGWRQYQQYQVNAASEAGLQAAKDYAVVLTTLDAKNIDENYRKSLDGSTGEFKDAYSQGATQLRQVLIDNKASGTGIVVTAAVKSATPDKVEVLLFVDQSITNANNPSPRIDRNRIDMTMEKVGDRWLASKVEIL; encoded by the coding sequence ATGAGTAAACAAACTGCCAGTGCCGATGTATTCGAGCAGGTGCAAGACACCGAGGCCGACGAGAGCCGATCGACGGTCGAAGCGGAGGCCACCGACGTGACCGAGGCGGATGCGTCCGCCGAGGCCGCGGAGTCGGCCGCTGCAGTGGCGAAGCGCCGAGTCCGCCTCGCCACGCTGGTGTGCGCCCTGCTGTTCGCGATACTGGTGACAGCGCTGGGATACTTGGGCTGGCGCCAGTACCAGCAGTACCAGGTCAACGCCGCGAGCGAGGCCGGGCTGCAGGCCGCCAAGGACTACGCCGTGGTGCTGACCACGTTGGACGCCAAGAACATCGACGAGAACTACCGCAAGTCGCTCGACGGGTCCACCGGGGAGTTCAAGGACGCGTACAGCCAGGGCGCCACCCAGTTGCGGCAGGTACTGATCGACAACAAGGCGTCGGGAACGGGCATCGTCGTCACGGCGGCCGTGAAGTCCGCGACGCCCGACAAGGTCGAGGTGCTGTTGTTCGTCGACCAGTCGATCACCAACGCGAACAACCCGAGCCCGCGCATCGACCGCAACCGCATCGACATGACCATGGAGAAGGTCGGCGACCGCTGGCTGGCCAGTAAGGTCGAAATCCTGTGA
- a CDS encoding MlaD family protein, whose amino-acid sequence MNALNSLVAFVIRVIKAVAGRKVVLALFGLLLTAVIAFGYIAIDGLRFNPFHRTMAIRIMLPESGGLLANQDVTLRGIPIGHVSAVNLTKNGVEAVASVDSSAHIPMDSPVRVSGLSAAGEQYLDFRPEHGGGPYLTDGAVISGKQAGIPVTLPHIIDHSRGALAQLDADKLGKMFNELHVTKDGPRKLAAILDGASLLANTVDSVLPETVSMIRTTRVVFSTVADVRPGLAATTNDLTAVLGGVNKMDGGFRTLVDRGEPQLATLDNLIADNRQNVVQILGNLTTVSQIIYQRIPALQYIWRPDRDPFIDRFATVVHDGGVWAIGDIYPKYRCDYNLPRHAPSDASFPEPYKYTYCEDKDPSLLVRGARNAPRPPGDDTAGPPPGYDPHAVTDKTPHYPGYTIDTPYGGPSYPIPMPN is encoded by the coding sequence ATGAACGCGCTGAACAGCCTGGTGGCGTTCGTGATTCGGGTCATCAAGGCGGTGGCCGGCCGCAAGGTCGTCCTCGCGCTCTTCGGCCTGCTGCTCACCGCGGTGATCGCGTTCGGCTACATCGCGATCGACGGGTTGCGGTTCAACCCGTTCCACCGCACCATGGCGATCCGCATCATGCTGCCCGAGTCCGGTGGGCTGCTGGCCAATCAGGACGTCACGTTGCGCGGCATCCCGATCGGCCATGTCAGTGCCGTCAACCTCACCAAGAACGGTGTCGAGGCGGTCGCCTCCGTCGACTCGTCGGCCCACATCCCGATGGACAGCCCGGTGCGGGTGTCCGGCCTGTCGGCGGCGGGGGAGCAGTACCTGGACTTCCGACCCGAGCACGGTGGCGGTCCGTATCTCACTGATGGCGCGGTCATTTCGGGCAAGCAGGCCGGCATCCCGGTGACGCTGCCGCACATCATCGACCACAGCCGCGGCGCGCTGGCACAGCTCGATGCCGACAAACTCGGCAAGATGTTCAACGAACTGCACGTCACCAAGGACGGCCCGCGCAAGCTGGCGGCCATCCTCGACGGCGCCAGCCTGCTGGCCAATACCGTCGATTCGGTGCTACCCGAGACGGTCAGCATGATTCGTACCACCCGCGTCGTGTTCAGCACGGTGGCCGATGTCCGTCCGGGTCTGGCCGCCACCACGAACGACCTGACCGCCGTGCTCGGCGGCGTGAACAAGATGGACGGCGGCTTCCGTACCCTCGTCGATCGCGGTGAGCCGCAGCTGGCCACGTTGGACAACCTGATCGCCGACAACCGGCAGAACGTCGTGCAGATCCTCGGCAACCTCACCACGGTGTCGCAGATCATCTATCAGCGCATTCCGGCGCTGCAGTACATCTGGCGGCCGGACCGGGATCCGTTCATCGACCGCTTCGCGACCGTCGTTCATGATGGCGGCGTCTGGGCGATCGGTGACATCTACCCCAAGTACCGGTGCGACTACAACCTGCCCCGGCATGCTCCGTCCGACGCGAGTTTCCCCGAGCCGTACAAGTACACCTACTGTGAGGACAAGGATCCATCGTTGTTGGTTCGCGGCGCCCGCAATGCGCCGCGGCCGCCGGGTGACGACACTGCCGGTCCGCCGCCGGGGTATGACCCCCACGCGGTGACCGACAAGACGCCGCACTACCCGGGTTACACGATCGACACCCCATACGGGGGTCCGTCGTACCCGATCCCGATGCCGAACTGA